Sequence from the Thermothelomyces thermophilus ATCC 42464 chromosome 2, complete sequence genome:
TAATTAAATGGTGGGCAAGAGGGAAACAAAGGGTTCAGCCCATCCTCGTGTTCCAAGAATGGTGGCCCAAGTTTATGTCAAAGATATTATACAGTCCTTTGGCATGCTGGTGAAGGATTGACGGTGCTATATGATAAGAATAGTTGCCGAAGTGCCACGGACGTTTTCTTCCAGGGTTGCAATTGCTCTCTCCGCTGAGAACCAACCTGGGGAACATCCTCCGGTTTCTCTAGCATATTTCAACGCTTGGCTGTAACGGTACTCTAACGAATGCCGCAAAACCTGGGCTAAAGTGACTGGGGTTGTTGTTTGGGTTAATTACTCGGCATTGGGACTCGGAAGGACGCAATGATAGACGGCGCAGGTTGAGGAGTTCCAGGACATGGCATTGAATGTTGTCATGAAGATGCGTCCCGGGGCGAGCTAGGGCGCCTGAGATCTGCGTTCCGTACCTAAGACGGTTCCGATGAAAGGCAGACATCCCCGCCCACTATGCGGGTGAAATAATTAGCGAGGGCTACGTAGCACTGTTGAAGGGCTGTTTGGAAGTTTCTTATTGTGAGAGGGGGCTCGAGTCACGGCAACCAAGTTCGGCGCCTGGTCATCTCTGGAGCTGACCACGCCTTTGGCCGTCGTCGATTCCGCGTCTCAGAGCCGAGTTGGCGGGCCCCGTGCAGGTTAAATTGTCTGCAGCGCCCGGCTACCTGGAACTCCGAGCGATTACCAGTTTCGGCTCGGAGCACGACCTTCGCCAACCCCAGATCGGCCACTTCAAGGGACCGAAACCGTTGCCGTGGCCCGATGCCGTGCAAGTcgagcctcctcctcctcctcctctcctccttcttctcctccgaGGCCAAGTCCGTGAATACACCAACGACGCCGTTACGTTGCTGATACTTAAGTAAGGAAGGGCGCGGCGCTCGCTGCTGCTGATGTGAAGACGAGGAGCAGACTTGAACATTGGTAAAGCAGAGCACTGTTTGATTGCGCTCGTGCACTCGCCACCATCATCCAATTAACATACCTAGCCCATAATTATCGGACACTGGCGTTCGAGCACCGCCCACCGCCCACCATGCGTCTCCTGCGATCGCTCACCAAGATGGCCGCCATGGCCGGCCTGGCCGCGGGCGCGTCACTGCAGCCGGTGACCAACTTTGGCGACAATCCGACCGGTCTGCAGATGTATGTGTACGTTCCGGACAAAGTTGCGGTCTTGCCCGCCATCATCGTTGCTGTAAGTCAACAGGCTTGATTAACATTATTATGTGTTTGAGTTGGATTGAGTGGTGATGACCGCTAACTTTGTTGTCGATCAGCTGCATCCCTGTGGAGGATCGGCTCAGGGATGGTACTCGCAGACACGGCTCCCGTCGTACGCGGACCAGCTTGGGTTCATCCTCATCTACGCCGGCACGACCAAGATGAGCAACGTACGCatagtttttttttttttttttgcttttTTTTGCTTGCTGTATTACATAGAGAGTTATACCCTTACTAACCATAATTATTTTCTTCCTCGATATTTTCTTTGCCAACAGTGCTGGGACGTCCAGAACCCGGCCAGCCTGACACACAACGGCGGGGGCGACGCCGGGGGCATCGTCAGCATGGTCAAGTACGCGCTGAAGCAGTACAACGGCGACGCGTCGAGGGTGTACGTCATGGGGGGCTCGTCGGGGGCCATGATGACCAACGTGCTGGCGGGCTCGTACCCGGACGTGTTCGAGGCCGGCGCGGCCTTCTCCGGGGTGGCGCACGCGTGCTTCCTCGGGGCCGACTCGGCGACGCCCTTCTCGCCTAACCAGACGTGCGCGCAGGGCCGGATCCAGCGGTCGGCGCGCGAGTGGGGGGACCTGGTGCGCAACTCGTTCCCGGCCTACgacggccgccgcccgcgcaTGCAGATCTTCCACGGCAACGCCGACTTCCTCGTCCGTCCCGAGTGCGCCCACCAGGCCCTCGCCCAGTGGGCCGACGTCCTCGGCCTCCAGCTGACCCAGACCAACAAGGGCGTGCCCTCGGCCGAGTACACCCAGGAGGTCTACGGCGACGGCACCCAGCTGCAGGGCTTCTTTGGCGACGGCGTCGGCCACATCGCCCCGGTCAACGAGCCCGTCATGCTCCGCTTCTTTGGCCTGATGAACTAGCTCGTACCGGATGTACTGTACCGTAAATGATCCATCATTTAATAGCGAATAGTACATAGTTACATACCAGTATGTAACTGACATGCATGTCAAGATCCCGACATTGTGCTCCGAGTCAACCTTGGATGGGAGGTGATGACAGCCTGGAGGACGAAAGTTGATTTGACCGTAGCATGCTGTCTGTGCTCTTTTGAGGTCTGAACGCCTCATTATTACCGCGAACGGTGCATTGCATTATGGGGGGTCGATAAACTTCCAAggggtatagttatacgcGCGTAGAAATAAATAATAACCAAGAAGAGAAGCCAAACACATCCAACAATGTGCCTACTAATAATACACCGCTAGTTTATAAACAAATGGAGCGCTATAATACCGCTACCagggaaagaagaaaaaagaagagaaaaatAAATAACAACAAAAAAATAATTCTCAGCGCTCGTTCCGCTTCTCGTCGAGGCAGACGCACATGGCCACGACGAGGGCGATGTCGGCGCCGGGAGCGATGGTGACGTGGTAGGTCTGGTGGCCGAGCAGGAGCTCGCGGGCGTTGAAGAGCTTGCGGTCGATgcgggcgacgacggcgcccgTGGCCGCGTCGACGATGTCGGCCGACGTGTCGAACCAGTTGCCGCGCATGGTCAGCGTCGCGGGGACGCCGGCCGCCGTCGTGAAGGTCGCGTTAGCCTCGGAGCCCAGGACTGTtttggaaaaaaaaaaaaaaacaattGTTAATTAATTTTGCCTAATTAGTTTTGGTAATTACTCGAAGCTGTTTGCATAATAATAAtccagggcggcggcggatggAGGGTTGGATGAGTGGCAGGAATGCCgcgttcttcttcttcaacATAACGAAAATGCAAAGAAGAGAAAAAtaaacgaaaaaaaaaaagacgtACGCTTAAATTTGCTCTTGACCTGCATGCACTGCCTCTGGTTCGCGTCCTCGCAGGAAAAGGTGGCGTGAAGGTGGAAGTGCTCCTTGATAATGTCGAACAGGTGGACCCCCTGGAAGTCGTAGACCTTCTTGCGGCCGTGCAGCGAGGCGATCTTGCCCTCGACGTGCATCCAGCGAGCCCCGTCCAGGCCCTTGATGTGAAAGTCGTCAAACGCCCTCTCCTTGAGCACGAGCGTCACCGGCTGCTGGGCCATCATGTGGCTGAACAGGACGAGTGGCTGCGGAAGTGGCGGGAGCGCGTATGCTGCTGCCATGATGCCTTTTAATTAAGTACGTCTAGGTACCGAGGTAAGAGGTTGTTGGGTTCTCGGTTGATTGTGTGCGCCGACCGATCAAGCTGCGGTTGATAACTCGGAATCGTTGTGTTGTTCTATTTCGTGCTTCTCCTTACGGGCGGGAGCATATAAATAGGGATATCGGCCGTGTGGGCAGGACATGAAAATCAAAAAGGGGACTGGCCGGCATATTTAAATATTAAGGCTCTCCTGGTTGATGCTTTCTCCTGTGTTGACAGATCTCTGACATTTACAATGAGAATTTCCTTGTTCTGAACATCATTCCCCAGAGTCGCAGTCGGGCAGTGCAGACTATCTTTCCTTTGGCGCCAGGTCACAAGTCAGTCAGCCTAAGCAAAGTCCCCCCCGCTTTAGGCTCTTCAGCCCAGGGGCAGTGCTGCTGGCTGACGGCCTACCCCCGGCCGTTTCTGGGTGGGTAGGTCCGTATACGCGAGTCTTATTCACACGTTGTTGTATGGCCTTACATAGTATAGCCTACCATTCTGGTGTTGGTTCCCTaacgggagccggttctccgttttggTTCCGTCACACGTTGACGGGAT
This genomic interval carries:
- a CDS encoding ferulic acid esterase, with the protein product MRLLRSLTKMAAMAGLAAGASLQPVTNFGDNPTGLQMYVYVPDKVAVLPAIIVALHPCGGSAQGWYSQTRLPSYADQLGFILIYAGTTKMSNCWDVQNPASLTHNGGGDAGGIVSMVKYALKQYNGDASRVYVMGGSSGAMMTNVLAGSYPDVFEAGAAFSGVAHACFLGADSATPFSPNQTCAQGRIQRSAREWGDLVRNSFPAYDGRRPRMQIFHGNADFLVRPECAHQALAQWADVLGLQLTQTNKGVPSAEYTQEVYGDGTQLQGFFGDGVGHIAPVNEPVMLRFFGLMN